The genomic interval TTTTTGCTGACGGGaccaaaacacaaatgtgttcTGACGTTaaggctgaagctgcagcttccagaTACTCAGAGAAGTAACTATACAATTGTTCTAATTTATGGAAATAAAGTATCAACTACATGTCCACTGCATTCCACAGTACATAAAGAAGGAAAGTGCCATTTCTAAGTACCTTTGTACCTTTGTCAAGTGAACTGAGTGCATCAGCAGCCTGAGCATCGGATCATTCAACCACACTTCAAACTTCTAGTACTGCTGAATTGTCAGGTCCGATCCAGTCAGACAGAGTCAAGATAACGGTGTTAATCACATCTCATCATTAGTGGAATTTGTACAGTTTCCTTTCAGTGTCAGTTGCAGGAAATTTATTAAGCATTAAAAGATATTGTGTTTGCCACACGcctgaacctggagccagaCGGATCCTGGGTTACTGAGGAGTTCTGGGTTCTGATACGGCCCTGGCCCGTTtcaaacctgcagctcctgcgctgAGTCGTCAAACACAGCTCAAACACAGACGTGTAACTGGGCTGCTGTTGCTCTTTGAGGCTGTACTGGTCCCCACACGGTGccaccctccctctctctcctgacGAATGACTCCAGCTGCTTTATCTCCACGGTGGCAGGTGTCCAGCTCAACCGCTGCCTCTCTAATAACAAGGTCTGATCGCAGGGAATCAGGGAAGAGCCGGCTGCATAACAAGGACTTATTATGATGATGAAATGTCCTACAAGGGCCCAAACACCCTCTTAGAGAAATCTCTCCCTGCGATAAGCGGTGGCAAACCCTTGCCGTGGGGaccggggaggaggagggatctAACCCGATTGGATCGGTGGATCGGGACGGGGGGTACGTAACAAAATCAAATAGCCGTCAAGCCGCTGTCATGCATAATTAATTGGGCCTGCTACAACCAGCTACACAAAAATCCATGGTCATTTGATTAGAGGGTTTTGGAGGACTCTCTGAAGTGCATCACTGTCTGAGCTGCTTCCCCACTCACCTCTCTAACTGTGAGGAGAGTGTCAGTGGTGCAGGTCTGCGTCtgccggaggaggagcaggaaccaACTTCCCACCCCTCCTCTCAAAACTCAAGGACAGTTTGACTCCCAGAACCTACAGAGACGTACAGGAtcaatcacagagcagcaggacggcAGGACACCCGACTGACTCATCGAACCATGAGTTCAGATagaacacacagaaatgttttCCTGTAATTTAAATGTTTCTCAATCTGGAGGTCTGGGGTACTGATAATTATGACAATAAAACTGTCTGAGCACCAGACGTCCTTTTAAAATAAGCTGTGACACAAATATTTGGTGTTCCTGCCTTACTAGAAAACTCCAATGTGATCTAAGGGTGAACCTCCTCCTATTCAAGGATTCAAGGACATCCGGTCCTTCCTAACTCAAACTATGTCTCAAAGCAGAGCTACTGTAATACAAGTGAATGCTGCCACCTTcaggacacaaaacaaactaCAGAGGACGGAtttcaaaggaaaacaaagtcaaatGATAGTATTACTTTTTATTGAAAAAAGCATATATCCAGGAATTAAAGATGCATATACTTATGTGTAAATAGATAATATTTAGATACACAAAGTGACAAAACAATCTGCTTCAGTAGCTGCAATGTCTTTATGCACGTCATATGTGCATAGATGAAGATCTCTGCAGAGATGCAGTTTCAGGAGCTGTCAGTCTCCCAGTTTTAGCGAGGTTAATGTCGATCCCTCATTTCGGTCCACGTTCAAAGAGTTTTAAAAGCACGACCGCATCACGGCTGAAATAGGAAGACGGCTCCCTCCACCCCAACGAATGAACTCACAACCCATGagtggaaaatgtaaaaaacatcagctgtttgcacAGTGTAGTATTTAGTAAATGTTCCTTTAGTCTCCTAAATCCTGGCTGAACTAACCCACCTGCCTTTTAAACTTCGCTGTAGCGGGGTTTAAATATGGAGGTTTGCTGGCGGCATGAAGGAGGATAGCAGCATAATCTTCACAGCCTCCACAAAAGGCGTTTGACTGGTTCCGTAGGTTGGTAGGTTGTTGAGTTGAGAGGAAGGTTGACATGTCTGTAGAGGGTTACCTGCTGGTGGGATCGGGGGGGTCTGACTAACTAGTTGAGCTGGTGGGGCCGTCCCTCTGGGATGAGCGAGGTGAAGAACGTGCTGATGAAGGACCACGCGGTGGTGAGGAAGCTCGGCTCGGGCAGCGCAGCGGGAGCTTGGGCCGGGTCCTCGGGGACTGCAGCTCCCTCCTCACTGCCATCGTCCTCCATCCCCTCGTCCATCAAACGCTCCTGGGATGGACAGATACAGTCATTACTACCGAGAAGCAGATCACGACTGGCTCAGAGGCCGAACTGTACGTAGCCTCATCATCTCCAGCTGAGCGGCACATTTTAAGCCCTAACAACCGGATTTCACATTTATAGCTATCATCCACTGAAAATAACTACAAATGAGAAGTAGTGCAGAATACAGAACCGTACAGAATACGTTTAGACAAAAGCAGATAATCTGTGTAGTTCCTGTCTCCTGTTGTAGCATATCTGGAATCTAATAAAACACCAGCTGCACTTTGTAACAGGCTTCATGATGTAAGTTTGAggagttttattttcatttcatgaaTTTGAGGATTTGAGCTCACCATTTCCTGAATGTCCAGATGTCCCTCTGCGTCTTCCTGAGGAACTCtgtccctttcacctccttCACGGTTCTGCTGCTCCATCCTGAAGGGAAACCACCCTGCCTGGTGCCTGGTCAACGTCAGCATAACGGTTTAATTTTAAACATGTGTGGAGACGTGGATGTCAGGACTGATTATCTGCTGTTGAAAGAATCTGCTGCACTCACAGGTAGACAAACAGCATGGCACCAACCACCATGACAAACCGGCTAAAAGACGAATAGAAGTACACGATGCTGAGCAGGACGCCTGCACGGGACACGGTGTACAACCAGTCCAGCCAATCACGGTTGAGCTCATCGTCGTTTAGCACCGCACCGCCCTGTGCGTTCATCTGGATGTTGGGGTTGGCCGGACGGTTCTCAGGTAAGGGGTTGGGAGCTGGGTTAGGCCCAAGAGGGGGCTGCACAGCATCGTTGGCCTGAGCTGGCtgaagaggggaggaggaggaggaggagggtgacggaggagccACGGTGGCTGAGGGCTGAGAGGCAGCGACTGCTGCTTGGCTAAAAGGaacagaaaatgtaaaagaTCAGAAAACAACTCAGTTAAAGTTGCATAGCAACAAACCAGAACTTCCCCTGAGTGTTTAATCATGTGCCATTACTCTTTATCACCCTGATACGGTAACACTTTGACTTACTACTGCAGGTAGTACTGGCGTGCATACATCTGCTGCCACCACAGCATCTGCATGGGCAGGTACGCTGGGTGGGGGGGCATGTTGCCAGGTAGGCCTCCTTGTAGAGGAACCTGGGCT from Betta splendens chromosome 16, fBetSpl5.4, whole genome shotgun sequence carries:
- the herpud2 gene encoding homocysteine-responsive endoplasmic reticulum-resident ubiquitin-like domain member 2 protein isoform X2 codes for the protein MDSGAADSPVTLVLKASNQKYEDQTINCFLNWTVERLKRHISNVYPSKPLSKDQRLVYLGRLLQDHLQLRDVLNKDEYHMMHLVCTSHSPPASPVPRSPSTASASASDSSLSDSAASTPGQDSQSAPSSSSVPVGYDGLRYRGGLPQSEPQSPATVPQWPEAAQVPLQGGLPGNMPPHPAYLPMQMLWWQQMYARQYYLQYQAAVAASQPSATVAPPSPSSSSSSPLQPAQANDAVQPPLGPNPAPNPLPENRPANPNIQMNAQGGAVLNDDELNRDWLDWLYTVSRAGVLLSIVYFYSSFSRFVMVVGAMLFVYLHQAGWFPFRMEQQNREGGERDRVPQEDAEGHLDIQEMERLMDEGMEDDGSEEGAAVPEDPAQAPAALPEPSFLTTAWSFISTFFTSLIPEGRPHQLN
- the herpud2 gene encoding homocysteine-responsive endoplasmic reticulum-resident ubiquitin-like domain member 2 protein isoform X1; translation: MDSGAADSPVTLVLKASNQKYEDQTINCFLNWTVERLKRHISNVYPSKPLSKDQRLVYLGRLLQDHLQLRDVLNKQDEYHMMHLVCTSHSPPASPVPRSPSTASASASDSSLSDSAASTPGQDSQSAPSSSSVPVGYDGLRYRGGLPQSEPQSPATVPQWPEAAQVPLQGGLPGNMPPHPAYLPMQMLWWQQMYARQYYLQYQAAVAASQPSATVAPPSPSSSSSSPLQPAQANDAVQPPLGPNPAPNPLPENRPANPNIQMNAQGGAVLNDDELNRDWLDWLYTVSRAGVLLSIVYFYSSFSRFVMVVGAMLFVYLHQAGWFPFRMEQQNREGGERDRVPQEDAEGHLDIQEMERLMDEGMEDDGSEEGAAVPEDPAQAPAALPEPSFLTTAWSFISTFFTSLIPEGRPHQLN